TTCGTGCGGGTCTTCCGCTCCCTGGACTCCTACTCCCCGGGCACCTTCGAGGGCTGGCTGCACCGCATCACCACCAACCTCTTCCTCGACCAGGCCCGCCGCAAGCAGCGGATCCGCTTCGACGCGCTCTCCGACGAGCGCGCCGCCCGGCTGACCAGCAGCTCGCCGGCCCCCGAGGCGGCGTACGCCGACCAGCGCTTCGACGACGACGTCGAGCGCGCCCTGGCCACGCTGCCGCCCGACTTCCGCGCCGCGGTGGTGCTCTGCGACGTCGAGGGGCTCAGCTACGAGGAGATCGCGCAGATCCTCGACGCCAAGCTCGGCACCGTGCGCAGCCGCATCCACCGCGGCCGCGCCATGCTGCGCACCGCGCTGGCCCACCGGGCCCCCGGCAACGGCCGGCTGCGCTTCGCCGGGCCGGGGCTCGAGGTCGGGCGGGACACCTCGGGCGCCACCACCCTGGGTGGGTCCGTGGGGGGCGCCCGGTGATCGGTCACCTCGGCACCCGCGCCAGCGCCCTGCTCGACGGGCGCCTGGGCCCCGACGAGGCCGACCGGCTGTGGGAGCACGTGCACGGCTGCCACCAGTGCCGCGACCTGGTCGAGCGGCTGGGCGCGGTCAAGACCCGCCTCGGCGGCCTGGGTGCGGCGCCCTGCGCCGGTGCCCCCGACCACCTCAAGGGTGCGCTGAAGAGCGGCCTGGCGCCGGGCTTCCCCGCCGCCGGCCCCGGCCCGGCGTCCGCCCCTGCGCTCACCCGGGCGAGGTCTACCTGGCGCTGGGCGATCGGCCCACCGGCCGCGCCCGCCGCGCGGGCGGGGTGGTGGCAACCGTCGGCAGCGCCGCCGGCGTCGCGGTGCTGGGGCTGCTGGCGCTGGGCGCCGCGCCCGCCGACGCCCCGACGGCCGACCGGCAGGTGCCGGTCACGTCGGTGACGGTGCCCTCCTACGGCCCAGGCGTGGTGCCGGTGCGTGGGGTCGTCGGTCCCTGATCCAGGGCATCCGGTGCCCGGGTGGGGCGGGGCTCAGGACCCCCGGGGGATGATGGGCCGGTGAGCGACGAGGAGCAGACCGCGCAGGACACCGCGCAGCAGCCCGCGCAGCCGGCACCCCCGCAGCACGGGGCCTGGTTGCCGCCGCAGCCGGGACCGTGGGCGGGTGCGCCGTACGCCGGCCTCGGCCAGCAGGTGCCGCCGGCCCGGCCCGCCCCGCGGGCCCGGGTGAGCGGCTGGGTGTGGCCGGTCGTGATGGTCGTGGCGCTGGTGGTCGGCCTGCTCGGGGGCGCGGTCGGCGGGGCGCTGGTGACCGCGGTCGAGCGCAACGGGCTCGGCCCGGTCAGCGAGGGCCTGGCCGGGGTCGAC
The Nocardioides marinisabuli genome window above contains:
- the sigE gene encoding RNA polymerase sigma factor SigE → MTSPEHPDGALTWAQIVEDHSDRVYRLAYRLTGDRHDAEDLTQEVFVRVFRSLDSYSPGTFEGWLHRITTNLFLDQARRKQRIRFDALSDERAARLTSSSPAPEAAYADQRFDDDVERALATLPPDFRAAVVLCDVEGLSYEEIAQILDAKLGTVRSRIHRGRAMLRTALAHRAPGNGRLRFAGPGLEVGRDTSGATTLGGSVGGAR
- a CDS encoding anti-sigma factor family protein; translated protein: MIGHLGTRASALLDGRLGPDEADRLWEHVHGCHQCRDLVERLGAVKTRLGGLGAAPCAGAPDHLKGALKSGLAPGFPAAGPGPASAPALTRARSTWRWAIGPPAAPAARAGWWQPSAAPPASRCWGCWRWAPRPPTPRRPTGRCRSRR